A region of Pseudarthrobacter sp. NIBRBAC000502770 DNA encodes the following proteins:
- a CDS encoding helix-turn-helix transcriptional regulator yields the protein MDTQIQQRLVEATEIIVEDTYIIVKGAVLTFSPTFGKNDAMPRITQPHDAAWSADVEAAVATFGNRSRNEILRFLTANGPATRGDIVAAVSAGEPSVAKHLTVLEDAGVVIVDVEPGRRHGRSPRYSANAARIKELLDAHLSYLLEK from the coding sequence GTGGATACGCAGATCCAGCAACGATTAGTAGAAGCTACAGAAATTATTGTCGAAGATACTTATATTATCGTCAAGGGTGCCGTTCTTACTTTTTCACCAACCTTCGGGAAGAATGACGCTATGCCGCGGATAACCCAGCCACACGACGCCGCTTGGTCGGCTGACGTTGAGGCTGCCGTCGCTACCTTTGGCAACCGGTCGCGGAACGAGATTCTCCGATTCCTCACGGCGAATGGACCGGCGACGCGAGGCGACATTGTCGCAGCCGTCAGCGCCGGCGAACCGAGCGTAGCTAAGCACCTCACCGTCCTGGAGGACGCGGGCGTGGTGATAGTCGACGTGGAACCTGGGCGCCGGCACGGGCGCTCGCCCCGGTACTCTGCCAACGCAGCCCGAATAAAGGAACTGCTCGACGCGCACCTAAGCTACCTGCTCGAGAAGTAG
- a CDS encoding C40 family peptidase, which produces MDVFYNARAFYGGPLGPNRGSPRGLLDVPGWQAMDKDLAAQAVQVSAFPELYARWERAATAVVAALEPDTSPAPCSSSAPKAGPAASWKNLSQLRQDILRFTQEGLGGRYVWGGTAFKAWDCSGYVQWIYRQAGIELPRVEQWRGGVRTDDPQPGDLVVQNPQGPDNWGHVGIYAGNGMMWSALNPAVGTLLHPISWNSGTAYFDLLPR; this is translated from the coding sequence ATGGACGTTTTCTACAACGCTCGCGCCTTCTACGGCGGCCCTTTGGGTCCCAACCGAGGAAGTCCTCGAGGGCTGCTCGACGTACCGGGGTGGCAGGCGATGGACAAAGACCTGGCTGCTCAGGCAGTCCAGGTATCTGCTTTTCCCGAGCTTTACGCGCGTTGGGAGCGTGCGGCGACAGCGGTCGTTGCTGCGTTGGAACCGGACACATCGCCGGCTCCTTGCTCATCTTCGGCGCCCAAAGCGGGGCCTGCGGCCTCTTGGAAAAACCTGAGTCAGCTCCGCCAGGACATCCTGCGGTTCACGCAGGAAGGTCTAGGTGGACGGTACGTGTGGGGTGGCACAGCATTCAAAGCCTGGGACTGTTCCGGCTACGTGCAGTGGATCTATCGGCAGGCTGGAATCGAACTGCCGCGGGTGGAGCAGTGGCGTGGTGGGGTACGGACCGACGACCCGCAGCCGGGGGACCTGGTGGTTCAGAATCCCCAAGGACCGGATAACTGGGGGCACGTTGGCATCTACGCGGGCAACGGCATGATGTGGAGCGCCTTGAACCCCGCCGTCGGTACATTACTGCATCCAATTAGCTGGAATTCTGGCACCGCCTACTTTGATCTGCTTCCGCGCTGA
- a CDS encoding helix-turn-helix domain-containing protein, translated as MLGVSRESSGPIKRLYRRWRIHGQGALVTKPAQSYTFEFKLALVQRFLAGETAPALAEEAGLSSAVLLKSWVRTYRREGVDALRPKPKGRPRKPDSPPPAEVSELEKLRRENERLRAQVAYLGKLRALRAPKQR; from the coding sequence ATGCTGGGTGTGTCTCGTGAGTCTAGTGGGCCTATTAAGAGGCTGTATCGGCGGTGGAGGATTCATGGCCAAGGTGCGCTGGTGACCAAGCCTGCTCAGTCATACACGTTCGAATTCAAGCTCGCTTTGGTGCAACGGTTCCTTGCTGGTGAGACTGCACCGGCCTTGGCGGAAGAGGCCGGCTTATCTTCGGCCGTGCTTCTCAAGTCGTGGGTGCGTACCTACCGTCGTGAAGGCGTGGACGCCTTACGCCCCAAGCCCAAGGGCAGGCCCCGGAAGCCCGACTCCCCACCGCCGGCTGAGGTATCCGAGTTGGAAAAATTGCGGCGGGAGAACGAACGCCTGCGGGCCCAAGTCGCGTATCTGGGAAAATTGCGAGCCTTGAGGGCTCCAAAACAAAGGTGA
- a CDS encoding IS3 family transposase, which translates to MKVQALIALKADFPLPILLQVSGLPRSTFFYHQARLQAPDPQGELKSSIAEIFKKNHGRYGHRRVHRELLNLGWTVAKKTVLKVMRALGLLCKVRRRKRYSSYQGEQGMIAPNLLNRKFDATAPNQKWVTDVTEFSVGDRKLYLSPVMDLFDRQIISHSISTSPNLDLTNNSLRAALECLEPGQQPLVHSDQGFQYQHVSWRTLLANAGAVQSMSRKANCYDNAVMENFFGHLKEELFHRVRFLNIEVLTAALHEYIYWYNTKRISTKLNGQSPIQYRLTALAA; encoded by the coding sequence GTGAAGGTCCAGGCCCTCATCGCCCTCAAGGCTGACTTCCCGCTGCCGATTCTTCTTCAGGTCTCGGGCCTTCCCCGATCCACGTTTTTCTATCACCAAGCGCGCCTTCAAGCCCCTGACCCCCAAGGGGAGCTCAAGTCTTCCATCGCGGAGATCTTTAAGAAAAACCATGGGCGCTACGGGCACCGGCGCGTTCACAGAGAACTGCTCAACCTTGGCTGGACCGTTGCAAAAAAGACCGTGCTGAAGGTGATGCGGGCACTCGGTCTGCTCTGCAAGGTCCGGCGCAGGAAGCGCTACAGCTCCTACCAAGGCGAGCAAGGCATGATCGCGCCGAACCTCCTGAACAGGAAATTCGATGCCACTGCACCCAACCAGAAGTGGGTCACTGACGTGACAGAGTTCAGTGTCGGAGACCGCAAGCTCTACCTCTCGCCTGTCATGGACCTCTTCGACCGCCAGATTATTTCCCACAGCATCAGCACATCGCCGAACTTGGATCTAACTAACAACTCCCTGCGCGCAGCCTTGGAATGCTTGGAGCCTGGGCAGCAGCCACTCGTGCATTCGGACCAGGGTTTCCAGTATCAGCACGTATCGTGGCGCACCCTTTTGGCGAACGCCGGCGCGGTTCAATCAATGTCCCGCAAGGCCAACTGCTACGACAACGCCGTGATGGAAAACTTCTTCGGACACCTCAAGGAAGAACTCTTCCACCGTGTCCGCTTCCTCAACATTGAAGTCCTAACGGCAGCACTGCACGAATACATCTACTGGTACAACACTAAGAGGATTTCAACCAAGCTCAACGGCCAGAGCCCGATTCAATACCGTTTGACGGCCCTCGCGGCTTAG
- a CDS encoding recombinase family protein, giving the protein MWESSRGSRRTGELFDLIELCEERGIRIWLATHGRLYDPANARDRRSLLEDAVDSEYESAKTSKRLKRDLRSNAEKGRPRGRKIYGYRRVKDAETGALIRVKPHEEEAPIVQEAARRILAGETFYAIAKDFNERGIPPRRNTFKTHRQGLGWTPPAIKQMLTMAAYAAKRQHRGAIICEAMWPALIDPTQWEKLQNVMSPPERKRTNDWPARHLLTGIATCGVCGAPMRIEKQNAGRRKDKTTGEPLSRPLNEHGDELSYPSYNTYICVGAPGKTGFHVAMRDSHLDKVVTELFLARLDGPEFLTALGERGKGTDDERRALLAQEQSKRGCVRQGPSSSATRWRIGR; this is encoded by the coding sequence TTGTGGGAGTCCAGCCGCGGATCACGGCGGACAGGGGAATTGTTCGACCTGATCGAACTGTGTGAGGAACGCGGCATCCGCATCTGGTTGGCGACACACGGCAGGTTGTATGATCCGGCGAACGCCCGTGACCGCCGGTCCCTGCTTGAAGACGCTGTCGATTCTGAATACGAGAGCGCCAAGACGAGCAAGCGCCTGAAAAGAGACTTGCGCTCCAATGCTGAGAAAGGCCGGCCGCGCGGCAGGAAGATCTACGGTTACCGCCGTGTGAAGGACGCCGAGACGGGTGCCCTTATCCGAGTCAAACCCCATGAGGAAGAGGCTCCTATTGTGCAGGAGGCGGCACGGCGCATCCTGGCCGGCGAGACCTTCTATGCCATCGCCAAAGACTTCAACGAACGAGGCATTCCGCCTCGTCGGAACACTTTCAAGACTCATCGTCAAGGTCTTGGCTGGACTCCTCCGGCCATCAAACAGATGCTGACAATGGCCGCCTACGCTGCTAAACGCCAGCACCGCGGAGCGATCATCTGCGAGGCCATGTGGCCAGCGCTCATTGACCCGACTCAGTGGGAGAAACTGCAAAACGTGATGAGTCCTCCTGAACGTAAGCGAACTAATGACTGGCCGGCCCGACACCTGCTTACCGGTATTGCTACGTGCGGTGTCTGTGGGGCTCCTATGCGAATCGAGAAGCAAAACGCTGGGCGCCGAAAAGACAAAACCACAGGCGAGCCATTGTCACGCCCTCTAAATGAGCATGGCGATGAGCTGTCGTACCCGTCTTACAACACGTACATATGCGTCGGCGCGCCTGGCAAGACCGGGTTCCATGTCGCTATGCGTGATTCGCACTTGGACAAGGTAGTCACCGAGCTTTTCTTAGCACGGCTGGATGGACCGGAATTTCTTACCGCTCTGGGAGAGCGGGGAAAGGGTACAGACGACGAGCGCCGTGCCTTGTTGGCACAGGAGCAGTCTAAGCGAGGCTGCGTGAGGCAGGGACCTTCTTCATCCGCAACACGATGGCGCATCGGGAGATGA
- a CDS encoding type II toxin-antitoxin system Phd/YefM family antitoxin, producing MGSNNQEVVMAITATEARRDLARLTERVNVDRTEVVILSKRGSAVLLSKDAYDALVETSYLLSSPANAPHYVRSGIDPPGRNRQAQALEPNRTLRGSG from the coding sequence ATGGGCTCGAACAACCAGGAGGTAGTGATGGCGATAACAGCGACTGAAGCCCGCCGCGACCTTGCCCGCCTCACCGAGCGCGTCAACGTCGACCGTACGGAGGTTGTGATCCTGTCGAAGCGGGGATCCGCGGTTTTGTTGTCTAAGGATGCGTACGACGCCTTGGTGGAAACAAGCTACTTGCTCAGCTCACCCGCAAACGCACCACATTATGTCCGCTCTGGAATCGATCCGCCAGGTCGAAACCGACAAGCACAAGCCTTAGAACCTAATAGGACACTCCGCGGCTCGGGCTGA
- a CDS encoding AAA family ATPase — translation MTQLADIEQTEALTMFSYEELLHEIELKRASARQGTESWDRLHAVAVELAGSSGGDTNWMNPGRSWRLERISIANYRGISNEEPLVLVFDPTPGITVLHGLNGAGKSSISDALDLALSGTTPAGTGGTAGNAALWDPVHLARGASSAHVEVTLSSQSDRLFLAAVLDEKGEVESHVAHLESADGSEQVDLGSNWHQALASHQPVFAYASLERRVQLSKDLATYFEGLLALGGSFSALQETITLRGNQSTKALSTWRSAKGEAMRALTQIDSDRRSSGNVTPLDPVPEPTISDSRDEWLKNAGLLEPGLDSDSLPTDSWEQLSRVAKTIQATIHDFEKAGSTVEQVLAGTLEHLHEEAKNRHLEDGTCPVCATANTEWLTTLSETVKRNQSLASLRAKVAADTKALADVAHELLTAVLKVGSQADDADPIRKLTSTGQKLLTKFDLARESRIAAQHAVLTATTELAAWLCSDEAKALVNEAVKRTDATKQWRIARARAVEKFAAIWETDGSSAAESAMWTATSSRVDDLRNHLRKRRSDALEGRAGARVAELLSDAELKLNKINALATKASMELVDQNGNRVDLGMLSAGQRNAVLLAPLLASVDAGPFEFLVLDDPVHAFDELRIDRLAGSLALLAETRRVIVLTHDDRLKEHLAARAHTCDTRLVERSGATGAVEVDDSRHFWDQLLLDARTVLDLSLEKTGSTRDVTDGIRGLCRMSVDNALRTFVLRNAVLFGRDTETDLRMLDKKYTTKDRLAVAATFWQGMAPAVNPVLRAVQKCQTPLKFWNQSIHGNSQLTDATKEEIRAARDACKILAAAL, via the coding sequence GTGACGCAGTTGGCAGACATAGAACAAACCGAGGCTCTCACGATGTTTTCGTATGAGGAGCTTCTGCACGAGATCGAACTTAAGCGAGCGTCGGCCCGCCAAGGGACCGAAAGCTGGGACCGGCTTCATGCTGTTGCCGTGGAACTTGCCGGCTCATCAGGCGGCGACACAAATTGGATGAATCCCGGGCGGAGCTGGCGACTAGAGAGGATCTCCATAGCCAACTATCGCGGGATCTCTAACGAAGAACCTCTCGTGCTTGTCTTTGACCCCACGCCGGGGATCACTGTTTTACATGGCTTAAACGGAGCCGGCAAGTCCAGCATCAGCGACGCGCTAGATCTGGCACTCAGCGGGACTACGCCCGCTGGTACGGGTGGAACGGCTGGGAACGCTGCCCTCTGGGATCCTGTACATCTCGCGAGAGGGGCATCGTCGGCACATGTCGAGGTGACTCTCTCTTCGCAAAGTGATCGACTATTTCTTGCGGCAGTCTTAGATGAAAAAGGTGAAGTCGAGTCCCATGTAGCTCACCTCGAAAGCGCGGACGGCTCGGAACAGGTCGATCTCGGTTCGAACTGGCACCAAGCATTGGCCAGCCATCAACCCGTATTTGCTTATGCATCGCTTGAGCGGCGCGTTCAGTTGAGCAAAGACCTTGCGACCTACTTCGAAGGCCTGTTGGCACTGGGCGGGAGTTTCAGTGCCCTCCAAGAAACGATCACTCTCCGTGGGAACCAGTCCACAAAAGCACTAAGCACGTGGCGCAGTGCAAAAGGTGAGGCCATGCGTGCTCTTACCCAGATCGACAGCGATCGACGTTCTTCAGGGAACGTAACGCCCCTCGACCCGGTGCCTGAGCCAACCATAAGCGATTCCAGGGATGAGTGGCTGAAGAACGCTGGATTGCTGGAGCCCGGCCTAGACTCTGACTCGCTGCCGACTGACAGTTGGGAGCAACTTTCGCGGGTGGCCAAGACTATACAAGCCACTATTCATGATTTTGAAAAAGCCGGCAGTACTGTGGAGCAAGTTCTCGCGGGAACCTTGGAGCACTTGCATGAAGAGGCCAAGAACCGTCATCTGGAAGACGGCACCTGTCCTGTTTGTGCGACAGCCAACACGGAGTGGCTGACAACTCTGAGTGAGACCGTCAAGAGGAATCAAAGCCTGGCATCCCTGAGGGCAAAGGTCGCCGCGGACACCAAGGCTTTGGCGGACGTTGCCCATGAGTTGCTTACCGCAGTCCTCAAAGTCGGTTCTCAGGCGGACGACGCTGATCCTATAAGAAAGTTGACCTCCACCGGGCAGAAACTGTTGACCAAATTCGACTTGGCACGCGAGAGTCGAATTGCCGCTCAGCACGCGGTCCTGACTGCAACGACAGAACTTGCGGCTTGGCTTTGCTCCGATGAGGCAAAAGCCTTGGTGAATGAGGCCGTGAAACGGACCGATGCTACCAAGCAATGGCGCATTGCTAGAGCGCGGGCAGTCGAGAAATTCGCGGCAATATGGGAAACGGATGGCAGTTCTGCTGCAGAGTCGGCCATGTGGACGGCTACCTCAAGCCGGGTTGACGACCTCCGAAATCATTTGCGCAAGAGGCGAAGCGACGCGCTTGAAGGAAGAGCCGGCGCGCGCGTGGCTGAACTTCTGTCCGATGCTGAGCTAAAGCTGAATAAAATCAACGCTCTGGCGACCAAAGCATCGATGGAACTTGTCGACCAGAACGGCAATCGAGTCGACCTCGGCATGCTGAGCGCAGGACAGAGAAACGCTGTCCTCCTGGCCCCCCTGCTCGCGTCCGTGGACGCCGGACCTTTTGAGTTCCTCGTTCTCGATGACCCGGTGCACGCATTTGACGAGCTGAGGATCGATAGGCTCGCTGGTTCGCTGGCCTTGCTGGCTGAAACGCGCCGGGTGATCGTCCTGACACATGACGATCGACTCAAAGAGCATTTGGCGGCTAGAGCTCACACATGCGACACGCGGTTAGTGGAACGCTCCGGTGCCACAGGGGCGGTTGAAGTCGATGACAGCCGTCATTTCTGGGACCAATTGCTGCTCGATGCACGAACAGTTCTTGATCTCTCTCTCGAAAAGACCGGATCCACAAGGGATGTTACGGACGGAATTCGCGGGTTGTGCCGAATGAGTGTCGACAACGCGCTCAGGACCTTCGTCCTTCGGAACGCAGTCCTCTTCGGACGGGACACGGAAACCGACCTTAGAATGCTCGACAAGAAATACACGACTAAGGATCGGCTCGCGGTCGCCGCGACCTTTTGGCAGGGGATGGCTCCTGCCGTCAATCCCGTCTTGCGCGCCGTTCAGAAATGCCAGACGCCTTTGAAGTTTTGGAATCAATCCATCCATGGAAATTCTCAACTAACCGATGCTACAAAAGAGGAGATCCGGGCGGCGCGCGATGCTTGCAAGATATTGGCTGCCGCGTTATGA
- a CDS encoding type IV secretion system protein, whose protein sequence is MSQANDNALGAVTSLFANILQNMASWLWAFITGAFTVSNVDGSQWLSIQGLTSWWVVVMLTPLAVAMILQLLSGLISQQPRRIGRAMIGGAVAIPLVGAAVYLVRQLTRTTDLASAALLQSIGSDPYLVFMRLFGFERAPQGSGREWNLVSLAPGNTGGPAGAAVVTMMAVVVVWILAFILMCSMIFRSFALVVLAAVAPVALMLLPWDKTKSWARRWCEVVIALVVAKPLAATVLAVAVKLFADSKSFAGLAAGTVGMALACGAPMMALRLVSFAGGELAAAAQTAGGGHVLSRSNSVAARQISRQAGGRLTLANMVSRSAMTRPISSSRNVFPTQVSAPPVPAGLTSPGPDGGQRALKTGPSTGSPEAPQPAEPTGFVRVGPPSQGGAVPAPARQSTPTELGPRARPPAYSPAPSSPQPPKPQPPRIDPPKGGTSHV, encoded by the coding sequence GTGTCACAGGCAAACGACAACGCCCTCGGCGCGGTCACGTCACTGTTCGCAAACATTCTGCAGAACATGGCGTCGTGGCTGTGGGCCTTCATCACGGGTGCCTTCACTGTGTCGAACGTCGACGGCTCCCAGTGGTTGTCCATCCAGGGACTCACGAGCTGGTGGGTGGTAGTAATGCTGACTCCGCTCGCCGTCGCAATGATTTTGCAGCTGCTCTCGGGGCTAATTAGCCAGCAACCCAGACGCATTGGAAGGGCGATGATAGGCGGCGCCGTCGCCATCCCACTGGTGGGCGCAGCCGTCTACCTCGTCCGGCAGTTGACGAGGACAACAGATCTAGCGTCTGCCGCCCTCCTCCAATCGATTGGTTCCGACCCCTATCTTGTCTTCATGCGGCTCTTCGGCTTTGAACGAGCGCCGCAGGGAAGTGGCCGGGAATGGAACCTGGTTTCACTGGCTCCCGGAAACACCGGCGGCCCGGCGGGCGCGGCCGTGGTGACCATGATGGCAGTCGTGGTCGTCTGGATACTCGCCTTCATTCTGATGTGCTCGATGATCTTCCGCTCGTTCGCCCTCGTTGTCCTCGCTGCCGTCGCCCCCGTGGCCCTCATGCTGCTGCCCTGGGACAAGACAAAATCATGGGCTCGTCGCTGGTGTGAGGTCGTCATCGCGTTGGTTGTGGCCAAGCCGTTGGCTGCAACAGTCTTGGCCGTCGCCGTAAAGCTCTTTGCTGATTCCAAGTCCTTCGCGGGCTTGGCAGCCGGAACCGTAGGCATGGCCCTCGCATGTGGGGCACCCATGATGGCCCTGCGCCTCGTGAGCTTCGCTGGAGGGGAACTCGCTGCAGCCGCGCAAACGGCGGGCGGTGGCCACGTGCTCTCGCGAAGCAACAGTGTTGCGGCCCGGCAAATTAGTCGGCAGGCAGGCGGCCGACTGACTCTCGCGAACATGGTGAGTCGTTCCGCCATGACACGGCCCATCAGTTCGAGCCGTAACGTCTTCCCGACACAGGTGTCAGCTCCTCCTGTGCCCGCAGGATTGACCTCACCAGGCCCCGATGGAGGACAGAGAGCCTTGAAAACAGGACCCTCAACCGGATCACCGGAAGCACCGCAGCCCGCAGAACCCACAGGGTTCGTGCGTGTAGGTCCGCCGAGCCAAGGCGGCGCGGTTCCAGCGCCAGCCCGGCAGAGCACGCCTACTGAACTGGGACCGCGAGCGCGGCCTCCCGCTTACAGCCCCGCGCCGTCGAGCCCGCAACCTCCGAAACCCCAGCCACCCAGAATTGATCCGCCGAAGGGAGGCACCTCTCATGTCTGA
- a CDS encoding SCO6880 family protein — protein sequence MSEDGRALEAVKFPRYERRGFFLGLKWYQLLIVAAGVTVAIVASASHGPIGLFTTGPMWLVLILLGILQYSRVPYPVWAQQIATFFYRAAVGQTRFLAKPEAPRIAGRLALPGGLGNLEIRTTARGECFLVDGHGKEAIVVLRCSTRSFALLDADDKAWAVQAWSRVQAGMAQRQSIARIAIQDYTVPYPSSALWEFYRENALPARDNKEAAGWGHRAYEDLLGAAGSAMSHELVVAVVLDTSKARRRIRESGGGVTGLEHVLRLEVDAIRTSLGTHNVKVEEWFGEAGLLAIIRGAFDPALLPAGKAMAATASASSAPAAESTDELMRQGPMGVEEHWTYLRTDSGFHQTFWIAEWPRQKVFPGFLHPLIYVGEFRHTFTEVIRAVPTAEALRDIRSAQEAHETRRRINARFDRPLTREQRAEEEEVTQREEEIVAGHGDVRPASYMTVTATSLEDLARHRQELESAAAGAFVELRLLYGQQWAAFVASALPLGRGLR from the coding sequence ATGTCTGAAGACGGGCGCGCGTTGGAAGCCGTCAAATTCCCAAGGTACGAGCGCCGCGGTTTCTTCCTCGGACTCAAGTGGTATCAATTGCTCATTGTTGCCGCGGGAGTTACCGTCGCGATCGTTGCATCAGCGAGCCATGGTCCAATCGGACTATTCACCACTGGGCCTATGTGGCTCGTGCTCATACTGCTCGGAATACTGCAGTACTCCCGTGTCCCATATCCAGTCTGGGCACAACAGATCGCAACGTTCTTCTACCGCGCAGCTGTGGGCCAGACGAGGTTCCTCGCAAAGCCTGAAGCTCCACGCATCGCCGGCCGGCTTGCCCTTCCCGGTGGGTTGGGCAATCTGGAGATTCGAACTACCGCCCGTGGGGAATGCTTCCTGGTCGATGGCCACGGCAAGGAGGCAATCGTAGTGCTGCGGTGCAGTACGCGGTCCTTTGCTCTCCTGGACGCTGACGATAAAGCGTGGGCAGTCCAGGCCTGGTCACGGGTTCAGGCCGGCATGGCCCAACGGCAAAGCATTGCCCGCATCGCCATTCAGGACTACACCGTGCCCTACCCGTCATCGGCACTCTGGGAGTTTTACAGGGAAAATGCCCTGCCGGCGCGAGACAACAAGGAAGCCGCTGGGTGGGGCCATCGTGCATACGAGGACTTACTGGGGGCCGCCGGCTCGGCTATGAGCCATGAGCTGGTCGTCGCGGTTGTCCTGGACACGAGTAAGGCGCGACGGCGGATCAGGGAGTCGGGCGGGGGCGTCACCGGCCTTGAACACGTCCTACGGCTCGAAGTCGATGCGATACGAACGTCGCTGGGTACTCACAACGTCAAGGTCGAGGAATGGTTCGGCGAGGCGGGGTTGCTTGCCATCATTCGCGGCGCTTTCGATCCTGCCCTTTTGCCCGCCGGTAAAGCGATGGCCGCGACAGCTTCGGCGTCGAGTGCACCAGCAGCAGAGTCTACGGATGAGCTCATGAGGCAAGGCCCGATGGGTGTAGAGGAGCACTGGACCTACCTGCGGACAGATTCCGGCTTCCACCAGACCTTTTGGATTGCTGAATGGCCGCGGCAGAAAGTCTTCCCGGGCTTCCTCCACCCTCTGATCTATGTGGGCGAATTCCGCCACACCTTCACCGAGGTTATTCGGGCGGTACCGACCGCTGAAGCTCTGCGCGACATCCGTTCAGCCCAGGAAGCCCACGAGACCCGTCGCCGTATCAATGCCCGCTTCGACAGGCCGCTCACGCGTGAGCAAAGGGCCGAGGAAGAAGAAGTGACACAGAGGGAAGAAGAGATTGTCGCCGGCCACGGTGACGTCCGTCCGGCCTCTTATATGACCGTCACAGCAACCTCACTGGAGGACTTGGCACGACACCGCCAGGAGCTTGAGTCCGCGGCAGCGGGAGCTTTCGTTGAGCTGCGGCTTCTCTACGGACAGCAATGGGCGGCTTTCGTTGCGAGCGCCTTGCCCTTGGGAAGAGGACTGCGATGA
- a CDS encoding ATP-binding protein: MTFAAAYPFLTESGLGHEGTYIGTDVFGSGAFSYDPWILYDKGIISGPSIVVIGTVGTGKSMCGKSLVARSITLGRKAAVASDPKGEWVAVAKAVGGKVISVGPGRPARVNPLDAGPRSSALTEAQWQAVVRQRRRYLLVALVSLMRQGMPLRPVEHTALDIALMETMAENSNPTLPMVLDHLLRPSKEMVALVGVEGGTAVSHSLRRTVSGDLEGMFDAPSTVAFDADAPMMVMDTSALIGASEQALSLAAACGATWLEAAITNPDGGKRLVVYDEGWRMLADPYMLAKMSEQWRLARTYGIANLLIMHKVADLNEIGDSTSGHRQKALGLLTEADTRIIYRQKHDAMRLTKEALGLTEAECEHVENLPKGVGLWKVGNRSFIVANRVTTDELDVFGTDGRML; the protein is encoded by the coding sequence ATGACATTCGCGGCCGCCTACCCGTTCCTCACAGAGTCCGGGCTGGGGCATGAAGGCACCTACATCGGAACCGATGTCTTCGGGTCAGGAGCCTTCTCCTACGATCCCTGGATCCTTTACGACAAAGGGATCATCAGCGGCCCATCCATCGTCGTTATCGGAACCGTCGGCACAGGCAAGTCGATGTGCGGCAAGTCGCTCGTCGCGCGGTCCATCACATTGGGCAGGAAAGCCGCCGTCGCCTCCGATCCCAAGGGTGAGTGGGTTGCCGTCGCCAAAGCTGTAGGCGGAAAGGTCATTTCCGTCGGACCAGGCCGCCCCGCACGAGTAAATCCACTGGACGCCGGGCCACGGTCAAGCGCCCTCACTGAAGCACAGTGGCAGGCTGTTGTTCGCCAGCGGCGCCGGTATCTCCTGGTGGCACTTGTCTCCCTCATGCGTCAAGGAATGCCGCTCCGACCCGTCGAGCACACGGCCTTGGATATCGCCCTCATGGAAACAATGGCGGAAAACTCCAACCCCACGCTGCCCATGGTGCTTGACCATTTGCTGCGACCGTCGAAGGAGATGGTGGCTCTCGTCGGGGTCGAGGGCGGAACCGCCGTCAGCCATTCCCTTAGACGCACGGTGTCCGGTGATCTCGAGGGCATGTTTGATGCTCCGTCCACCGTAGCCTTCGACGCGGACGCCCCAATGATGGTGATGGACACTTCGGCGCTCATTGGGGCTTCGGAGCAAGCCCTGTCATTAGCGGCCGCTTGCGGCGCTACCTGGCTGGAGGCGGCGATCACCAATCCCGACGGCGGCAAGCGCCTTGTCGTCTACGACGAAGGTTGGCGGATGCTCGCTGATCCTTACATGCTGGCGAAGATGAGCGAACAGTGGCGTTTGGCCAGAACTTACGGCATCGCCAACCTGCTGATCATGCATAAAGTCGCTGACCTCAACGAGATCGGTGACAGCACCAGCGGACATCGGCAGAAAGCCCTGGGTCTCCTCACCGAAGCGGACACCAGGATCATCTACCGCCAGAAGCACGACGCAATGCGGCTTACCAAGGAAGCGCTGGGCCTTACCGAAGCCGAGTGCGAGCACGTTGAGAATCTTCCGAAGGGCGTCGGTCTCTGGAAGGTCGGCAACCGCTCCTTCATCGTTGCCAACCGGGTGACAACGGACGAGTTGGACGTTTTCGGGACTGACGGCAGGATGCTGTGA